From Onychostoma macrolepis isolate SWU-2019 chromosome 05, ASM1243209v1, whole genome shotgun sequence:
CAGATCATCTCACTCACTACATTATGAGATTTGGCACTTACGCTGCATGTTTTGGGTCACGCATGTTATTGTCAGctttaaaaagacaaacattAAAACTTATCTGCAAAAATATGgactaaagtaaaaaataaaacaaaattaaataaaacaaaacaagcaaaaacCATGTTTTAATATGATTTACTACATTAGCAAAAtctaaattgatttaaatattgctgtaaactaCTTAATATGTAGGAGTAAAGTATGAAACATTTGTACTCAccaattaatttgttttttaatccgTTAGATGAAGTATCCAGTATCAATGAGTTTGATTCTTTGAGCACgatatatctctctctctctctctctctctctctctcagtgtcAGAGAGGAAGAGATGTTTTGAGGTTGCTGAGAGCCTTACAGAAAGGCGGGATGTATTGATTTTTTGAGTATGTTGTTACATATGTTTTGCCATGTCCACGCCTTGTTGTAGCTAATTTATAATCATCCATATATACAATGCACTCTAAGTCATCAAGCTCCTTCTTAAAATGCTTCATTCTCATCTAGCAACACTATATTCTACTACATATCTTAACTATCCAAATCATCAATTATTCATGTGCTGGAATGCATTTAATATCGAATAAGTATCTCTGAGCAGCATGTTTGGTTTGGAGCAGCATTCAGGTCACCACTTATCTGTTGAGCAATTTCACTTTTCTTAGCGTGCAGAGTAAAGCAGTTTTGGCGCATGCATAGTGGTTTGGGTGGAGAGATTACGTGTACAAAATGAAACAGCATGAAGTCGATTCTTGGTGCACACGTGGTAAAGAATTTGCTCCTTTGAGGTGAAGCTGGTCTGTgccttcttttcttcttttgaaACAAACAGAAATGTCAGTTACAGCCATATGCAACACATGAAAGCTCAATTATAACAAAAGGATGAccataaaaaacttaaaatgtgATGATATATTCCAACCGTTTATTAACATTTGAAATGCCACTGAAAATTGTAaagaatattttgtcatttgaaGGCTTTATTCAGTCATTTAATGGAATTCAGAAATATTCTTTTGcatattgttttgtattttacaaCACAATGGTTTTGTATTGCACTCAACAGCAATAGTTACATAATGAGTGTGTGAACTGAACAATACATACATTTGACCCATGTTagtcaaaaataattatatagtattaaaaaaaaaaaaaaaggatcagttatacagtattaaaatattttttaattatatacaattaattacaaagtgtgaatatttatacattttaatacagaaaaaaatagccCTACCAGCATTCTGGTAGATCAGACACGTCTCAGAGACGTTATCTTAAATGTTATATCTTATGTTTGGTCATTAAACACCATGGCAACTCCAACCGCTGAGTCAACATCTTTTCCGTAGACTACAGGAAATTTAAATACTCTCTCTACTTCCTGTTGCAGAACTGTGTTACATGACAGAGCACTGCCACTACCAATTATACACCTCACCCCAGCTGCCTGCAGGCTCTGAGGGGGCATCATAGTGGCCATGTTTTCAATAATACCCCTGCACACAGCACGAGTCACATGACCCAGAGAGAGGTTAGAGGGCGAGATCTGGGAGACACTGGCACTGGAAGTGGGGTCATGCCGCTCTCCTAGTAGTGCTGTGGTCACGGTTAGATCAGTGTTAGGCTGTGCCAGAGCAGACTGGATTAGTTGGGAGTAGATTCTGGACTCATTTACTTCCAATCCTATGACATACAAGAAATGCATTATTAAGATAAGAATACACCTGAGGACCAAAAACATGCAACAAGAAGACTGctatagtaaaatataaaatggtcacaattaatttcaaaataataataaatttagaaattGAACAATTGTTGATTTACCAAATTCTTTCATCCATGAGTCCAGCATTCTGACAAAGGTGGCCATGACATTGCCTCCATTTAGTGATGCAGCCACTGCCAGGTAGGAGCCATGCAAGTATGGGAAATAAGCAACAGGAGAGAGGGGGTCTGGAGAATTTGGAGGGGTGAACTCTGCAGGCATGCTGAACGTCAGCTGGGCTGAAGTGCTCATATTCAGCACTAGTGATTTAACAGAGGTCACAATTAATTTGTGCATGATATGCCTTatgtacattaccattcaaaagtttggagtaggtgacatgttttaatgtttttgaaagaagcctctttctcaataaggctgtatttatttggtcaaatgtacagttaaaaaaagtaatattgtgaaatattattgcaatttaaaaaactgttttctgttataatatattttaaaatgtaatttattactgtaaagacaaagctgaattttcagcatcagaaatctacttcagaaatcagtctaatatgctgatttgctgcttaagaaacatttcttattattatcaatgcagaagacagttttgctgtgtaatatttttgtggcaatgtgatactttttaaagattctttaatgaatagaaagttcaaaagaacagcatttatttgaaatggaaatcttttgtaccataaaagttttattgtcacttttgatcaattcaatgtaTCCATGCCCAACAGaactattaatttctttgaaaaaaaaaaataaaatctcaacGACCCCAAACTTGTGAATGGTAGTGTAGaagtgaaaatgctacagtccACAACACTGATGTGGACACAGCATAAAGTACATAtctttacatttttgtacaatGCATCAGAAAATATCTCTAAGCGTATTTGTGTACaggaaacagatttttttttcttttttctgtgaaCAGGAAACgtgttaaaatatgaaattcaCACCATCTATAGATGGTGGATAACACCTTTAACAaaatgtgtaaaacattttatggCTGAACAAAGACAAAatcaaaaaactaaataaagaaattagGTTGAAGTATTTAAAATACCAAACAGGCTTCTTTTTAACTTAAGCTTAAGCACAAAAATATCTCTTTTACAAGAACCCATAAAACAGATAGTGTCTCAGCAGCAGCCCTGCCCTTGAGAGAGGACGCTGAAATCTGAGAACAAGATCTGCCATGTCTAAATGTGCTCATTGTGGTCGCATAACATCTCCACCTGGAGGTTGAACTAGTAAACACAAACTGACCTCAGGATGAGTATACAGTATAATGATTGTTGTTTGTAGCTGAGCTGACATAACTACAACAGTCTGACTGTGGGTCATTTATAGACCAAGTCACTGATAATAGGAAAACTTAATATGCTGTATGCCAAGCTAAAAAGAGGCATCTAATTCACACTATACCTGCATCTCCTTTGTCAGTCATGCAGGAGTAGACACTACACTGGAAGTCTCCCATCGCTGCCCCGACCGCTGTATGAGCAGGGATGCCATACCACTCAGAGAAAGTGTGACCAGCCACAGCTCCGGACTCCACCACGACAGGCAAAAGCTGCACAGGGAAACCTGCATCCTTCAGACTGGAGGACATATAAATACACAGTCATTCAGTTCCACACagagtaactgtaatattaaacATCATAGATTAGTTAGAATTCCCATATCAAGAGTAATGACCCGTTCGCGCCAAAgacgataactataatgataactacaAAGCTTGGACaaaataatatgaacaactaGGAAATAGGCAATAtttgaccaccatttgcctttAATGCAGACTCCAACTTTAATAGAATAGATTTATACTTCTGAATAGTCTCCAGTTGAATGTCGTTTATCAGAACATCTGCCAGTTGCTTTAAAGATGTTAAAGGAGGGAATCTGCTTTTCACTTATCTCTCTTAATCtgaatttaaaactttataaaccacaATCTCTAGTTTCTGCTAACTGTCTAAAGTGTGTTCACAAGAGAGTGGCGTTCCAGTGGATGACGTAGGACAATATTTCTAACACAATGGATCATTTTCTAACACAAATGCATCGcttcacttcagaaggcctttattaaccctcCAGAGCCATGTGGAGCACTTTATGAtagatggatgcacttttttgtgCTTCAAATCTCAACCTCCATTCACCGCCTTTATAAAGCTTGGAAAAGCCAGGATATTtgtaatataactccgattgtattcgtctgaaagaagaaagtcatatacaccttgAGAGTAAATTACAGGGTAATTTTCATCTCTTTAAAGCAGCAGACAACATAGCTCTGCATGCCCTTTAATAAACTTAACATTGTCGTCCATTGATGTGAATGCTAATATAGGTATTTTTCTAGTTATTGTTCTTAGTGTAAACTGGAGGGCTGCAAAACGAtgaatcgcgattaatcgattCAAAGTAATGTTTtcatactatatatataaatattttatatataaatctaacatatttttccttaatatatacatgtatgtgtgcatttatacataataaatatacacagtacacacaaatatacagtgtgtgcagaattattagaattagcaaagttaaggcatgaccactgggcagcgaaatgctcattgggtcagcaaggtcagaaaaaacaggtggaaaggaaaagacacatgttaactgcaaaagaattaagaattaaggtgaagaattaggtgagaaaccatcaggaaccatttagtctccagcaccatcattttccagaactgcaaccttcctggagtctccagaattacaaggtgtcaggttctcagagactttgcttggatggtgctggagactaaatggttcctgatggtttctcacctaattcttgacATTAATTCCTAATTCTTTGCAGTTAAATattttcctctccacctgtttttctgaccgtgctgacccaatgagcatttcgctgcccagtggtcatgccttaactttgctaattctattattgcattagtattgcatccttctcatgggcatttaatcattgtttttcttctattcttgagttcaatctcatttttggctcattttatctgtaaaagaaaacctgcctaataattctgcacacctgaaataaggagtttttaactttcagccttcatgggcaattatatatcacttataaatgattaaatacaaaattgatagtagttactaagattgatgtggtttggaattggtcaaatgttcttggaaaaaaaatatgaccagaatatcaacttgcctaataaatctgcacacactgtagtatgtaaacacaaacttttattttgaatcgattaatcgcgattcaTCGTTTTGCAGCCCTAGTAAACTGCtcttaaaacaaatataatatctAATTTGACTCACATTTGTGTGTTCCATTTGTTGGTGGTTGTGTTGAAGTAGCCCCAGCTGGCGGCATTTTGTCCAGTCATGACACATTTGTCAAGGTTACACAGCATGGAGACCACATAGTCTTGGATGGTGCCTGCATCACTGAAACCCGACAGGAACTCCGGCCTGATTCAGAGACGTATCATAAAAAACACAGTAATTTCAGTGAAAAACAATTGGATTTTTGCTGAAATCATTTAGTCTTAAATCTTGAGTGGAGTTCTACCTGTGTTTCATGTACCAGAAGATGCTGGCACAACCAAAGCCAGTGGCCAAGCTCAGGTGGGAATCTGGTTTGGGTAAGGAAGACAGGAAGTCAGCACTGCAGCGCCCGTCCTGCCAGGTTATCAGCTGACTGACATCTTTAGGAATAAATCTAATGATTTCACGATCTTCACGTAGCCATTCACAGCCTAACAGAGAGAGAAGAATGACAGTATAGTTATCGATACCAtcccaattatttatttatgattgaAGATGTGCGCCTACACCACAATGCAAAAAGCATCAAACATGCTTTCAGTAGTGGTTCAGTGTTAACCTGATTTAGATTTCCACAACACAATGCCATGCATTTGTCCACACACTCCAATGCACTTGACTTTTTTCAGCTTGTCTTTAGGTAAAGCATCCATGCATTGGTCCAGAGCGGAGATTATTAGTGAAGGGTCCTGCTCTTTGGCCTaatatcaacaacaacaataaataaaatgtatgtttcaaAGAGCACATTAAACAACACTAACAAAAAGTACCATACATATAcagggtagattacttacaaactATAGTCCGTTTCTTATTTCAAATTACACTATGAAAATTGTAATTAGTAACATATTCTAttatattacacatttaaataatataataacaggTTATtgatgtaaaaaatacaaagagaaaggaaatACACTTGTTTTCAACaacatgaaatgcattaaacatgaCAATATTAGTTCAtgtaaatataacttttaaaaattaaatgagagacagagagaggttAATTAATAAGTGCTGTTACCTACATGTATGTCTGAAGTGCTGCTGATATAAGAGTTTGTAGGGACACTCTTACTGTCTGTGACTGTCTTTGACTGCGCGTCCAGCAGCACCACTTTAACTGACGAGGTGCCCAGATCCATGCCGAGAACAAAGCCAGCAGAACAACTGAGTGATGCCGCCGCCATGATCTCTAAAGAAATCACTACTTTCGTGCAGACACAGGAAGAGATGTGCAGTATATGTCATTTAACTACACTGAAAATAAACTGCTCTAAATATTACCGTTTCTAGCTGCCCACGACCCGAACTAGTGATGCCTGACTGGTGAACGAGTCGTTGTTGTTTTGAATCTTTTCAATGAATAAGTTGAAGTGGATCACAAACTGTTCTGAATGATTCGGACTGAATAATTAGTTCGGTTCGAGCGAACCGAGAGCCGAATTTTTCGCTTTGATAAACGCTCTTATTAATCagactatatatatttttacattttctgcgGATATATAATGTAGTATTTAGTTACGTACACAGTGGGAACTGTTACTAACCGCAGTAtgctaaattaacaaatatgctataaagaacaaaaacaaacaataataatacaaaacaaacatattaaagaaacaaactcattttggggtgtttacatgaaatgtcAGGAATCATGCAGTGATATAAATACGCATTTACGCGAATAATCATTACTCATTTCAATAAGCTCTCTGAAGCGAACGGTTTGAAAGAACCGATTCTTGCAAATGATTCCTACTTTCGATCACCGTTTTTGAGCCTTCGCGGATCCCGTAGAGTGGGTTAAAGGTAAATGAAATAagaatttatttaaactgtaaCGTTGCTTAAAATTTTACACTCGAATGTGTATTAATAGATATGTCATTGCTTGAAGTTAAGTACAAGTTGGTCATAaggattaaataaaaatttaaatttgattttcatttaaaagtccCATGATGCTTAGCGAGAAAATGGCTGACCGAGAATGACACACGCTGTGTTTTGTCCAAACCTTGCCATATTTTCCTAAATAATACATTCCGTATTGAAATATAGACTTAAACGCATAACCTATGATGTTTAAGCGTTTAATGCAAACGATGCTTTCTTGAATCACGGAGGCAGAAGCGTGATTTGTGATTATCATTATTTTGATCTCAACGGTAAGTGGAGGAGGGGATTTAACGTCAGTCTAAAGTATGAGGTTTCATTCGGCTTCATCTGTGTTTCACATCTCTCCTGTTTTGTCTCTCAGCGTGTTTTTAACATCACAGCATGGCCACGGTAGCAGCCAAACGCGAGGGACCGCAGTTCATCAGCGAGGTGGCTGTCAGAGGAAACAACGCTGTGCTCGACTACTGCCGCACGTCCGTGTCCGCGCTCTCCGGGGCCACGGCGGGCATCCTCGGCCTGACCGGACTCTACGGCTTCGTCTTTTATTTCCTTGCTTCTTTCCTGCTGTCCTTGCTCCTGATTCTTAAAGCCGGTCGCCGGTGGAACAAGTGCTTCAAATCTCGACGTCTGCTCTTTACCGGGGGCCTCGTGGGCGGCCTCTTTACTTACGTGCTGTTCTGGACTTTTCTCTACGGAATGGTGCATGTGTACTAAAGGACTCAGACAGTACAGCAGCCGTGTAGATGTAGAAGATGATAGAGACGCCTCAGGGTAGAGAGTGCTGATTGATGTACCATAGGTTTTGTCTGTGAGCTCACTTTTGTTTAGCCAATAAAgcttaaaatattttctgagtATTAATTGCACTGAAATTTAGGTATTTAAAAATGGTGTCTCATCATATTCTTTCcaatttgatttaatattttccTTACGCTTATTCCAGGGTAAAACTGGGTTTGGATCTAGTATGACAACCCAACAGGGAAACTAATTTGTTTTCACCTTGCTTTCTGTGTGTGATGTGCAACACTCTAAACTCCCGGCATTATTTAGAACTATGTAAAAAACACATTACCAACTTTAAACTGTATAAAtcacattgttttatttcagatagtttgaggaaaataaatcattcaccTCATGGATTAAATTGTGTGGTTTCTTTTTTATAATAGGCTACTCATCCTATAGTGTTGTTCTGTATGTAGGTGCTCAAGGGTGTTTTACaaattattagtgtttgtaATTTGAATTAACATCagcttattattttttatattcagaTTGTGAACAGTTACAGTCACATTTATCGGTGTCCTAAGTGCTTGAACTGTGCAATCATTTGGAATTGGTACAATTTTTGAATGATATTGAAACGCTCTCcaatgttgcatttatttgatcagaaatagagtacattaatattgtgaaatattacaattaaaatacagtttttttattttcatatattttaatgtcatgtatttctgtaatggcaaagctgaattttcagcagtcattactgcagtattcagtgtcacatgatccttcagaaatcattctaggcCCAGTTTCATAGACAGTTTCCAGGggctaatatgctgatttagtgcttaAGAAAATAGTTGGTCAACATTATACAtttagaaagttcaaaacattCAGAAGAACAGAATTAGAATtaagaaatataattattttatcaatttaatgcattctttaaaaaaaacctgaccccaaacttttcaatggtagtgtagatatttttttcatttttcttcttaactctttttcacatttacaacattatcaagatgaaagTAATGCACTGACCCAagtattttttgtcaaatattttaacatttattcaacCTTGGTTTGACAATTTTTAATGTCGGgccatatttacagtatattaaataatttatatttatcttaTTGCAAATCCTTTGTAACAAAAATTTCCATTGCCATTTAAAACACTAGAAGAGCATATCAACAACACTGGCAGTATTCCTCTTTGGTATGACTGAGCATAGACCTGCTATAATACCTCCTTTCATACATTCACAGTAAATCCAATGGGATTCAGCATCAAAAATCCTCTACTGGTTGCGTGGTGTTCTCAGGGTGGAAACAGGAGAAATGGTCTGTTTTTCTGTAGCGTGCTGAGTCCTGAATGACACTGTGCCCTGTGGCTTTCTCTCAGAACTGTGGGTTTTGAGCGCTGAGCTTGTGGGCTGGATCTGTCTCTCTGGGTTGTTATTGGGCTGGCATGATGTCACCGATGTCAATGGCTGCATTTCTGTTCCCTGTTTCTCCTCTCTCTTGTGCCGCCCATCTTGGCGATGGTGGCCGTGGTGTCTCGcatgctttctctctctctgctttccAGATTGCTTTCTGTGGATACAAATAGTATATAATAATCCACTACATCTTTCTAATCTTCCAAGTAAACCTTTTTAAGAAGTCGACAAGAGACACTAGACACTCACTTTGTGACTGCCTCAAATTTTGTCTCTCGGTAGAAGGAGCTTTTGCTCATCATGTAGAGCAGAATCATGTCACAGGCAAACACCCCCTGTGGAATGAGATGAACACCAATCACACAAGAATCTCTGAAAGATTTTGTTTTGTGCCTTTTATACTTCAACTATTAGCGACACCATCTGTAACTATCTTATATACTCACAGCACCCATTAAAGCAAGTCCAGAGCCAATACTGATCACTGTAGGAATGATGCTGAATCTCCCAGCCTCGAAAACAGATAAACACCATATTTTTATCATTACACCATAACCCTAATGAGAGAAATCTTTAAGaattttcaataaaatgtttatctcTTACCTTTCCATTAACTAATATATCAAAGCGAATGCCATACACTTTAAATAGATTCCGATAGGTTTGACCTGCTGCATCATGGTATCGAGCAAATCttgaaaaaagagagaaacatgTCAGCcaatataataatactatttCAAATCTAAAtgctttaaacaaaaacaaaaagtaaaggTTTAAgccattttattgtaaaaaaaataaataaaaaaacgttATAGAACACTAGCCACTCAGTAATCCTCTttgtcaatgaatcattttttaggTTCAGCTTTGCTGGCATGTTTTAGTTGGTGGAGTTTTTAAGAAATCATGTGCAGTTAGCAAAGTTAGCAAAACAGCAGAAATCACTTACAGAACCTTGTTTCATGAGCTAAACTCAATAAATCAGAACAATACCTGAAGTTGTAACCCGAAATGGCAGAGTTCTGGGAATTTTTAGAGGAATCTAAGCGTGTGAAGCTATATTCAGGGTTACATTGAGATTCATCTTTATCCAAATCACAATTCCATTCGATTCCAACTCCAATTGAACCACCCTGTGTGTGTATAGAAAACAATGATATCAGTTAATAACATTACCCTCTGCATTAAATTCAGGGCACTATGATATTCCTTTGCAGTTCTGGCAATTCATTTGTCCAATCTAAGTcaataaaggttttttttttttagcataatagcataaataaataatgcattcataTCAAATAGTGTATTCATATCAGTGCCAGCTGACACTTTTGCTTGAAAATATTGGCATACAGTGCAAACAGTGCATTTTCAATCCATACCTGATGCTTCACGTGCCAATTGTTTTGGgttaaaaattgtaattgtggttatctttctttcttttcttctctctctctctctctctctcgcgctcTTCTGAATAAATGCCAAATTGTATgatattttgctatattttaattatatgcaGACACATAAGACATTCAAACATAAGTATGGcctaagtgtccaaatacttttgggCATGCCTGGATCAGcctttgtatattattatttacatgagCATCTTTTTAAAAGAATCCCCAAATCATATACTAAAAAGATTACTGTCTTAATGTGGACAGGTTAGGATATGATCTCTCTTTGATTATACATTGAGCTGCTGCTTGAACATCAACTACCAGTGTGTTACAATGGTGGAGACTTAACTTGTCGTCTTGTTTGAAACACTTGCCTTTGTTGCCATATCCTGGAAACTGTATCCAGTCCAGTTAATCACATCTCCCACAAGAAAGATGGGACAATAGGGATGATGGTCCTTATCATATCTGCACATCTTCAGATATGTGCTGTTAGTGGTAGGCAGGACGTTTGATCTTCAAGTGAAAAAAAGTAGGAGAAGCAGTATCTGAAACAGCTCATAGCATTTGCTTGATCTACAATGTGATGACTTTGCAGAGATCATGCCAGTAAGGACAGAGGAACAACTGTCACACTTGTCAGGCAAGGCAGTAAGTCTCAGTTCATGCACCACCCGCTGAGCTGGTATAAATAGAGATGAGTAAGCGAGAGATATTCAGAGCAGCTTGTGCTGTCGTGCTGTGCCATCAGTATCCAAACATAACGCTTCATTATGTGCAAGCAAGCCTGCTCTTTCACACTGCTACACATGGTGGGAGATTTAGAGAACTTTGTATATAGCATTTGTTTTTCCTCTTTATTTTTGGTATATTGCAATGACAACTCAGTTTAGATTAGTTAGTGTGCTCGTTTAAAAGGATTGTATTGGCTTTTAAATAATAGCTTGCCAGATGACACTGTATTTAAGCTATAGAAATGATCCTGTCTATGCACTTGTGAGTGAACTATGAACTTTATTATTCTGCAGGAGTTTGAAATGACAACAGAACATCCTgtgctgacacagaaacaaaccTGTTTGAATGCAGCATATAAAACACCCAAACAGGGGGACTAAAGTCATATTTGTATAATACTAAATACTGAGTCGCTCAGCTAGTGTCCATATCGCATAAACTCGAATTGCTTGATATGATCTACAGATTTCACGAGGAAGGATTTTAACTGCAGCATCCTGTGGGGGTGAAGAGGTTTTAAGCATTTTATAATTGCTCCACCTAAAACTCAGATGGTGCTTTGCAAAGGAAATAACATGCAAAATATTAAACTGAAGAAACCTAGTTGAAAAGCTTAAAAAGAATATTGCACATTGGTTCAGTTCTATCTTGCACAGATGAGTATACACAATGAACATTTAACAAGCTTCAATCACTTATTAGGTCAGTAAATGCATTTGCAACTAGTCACAGccgattatatatatatatatatatatatatatagagagagagagagagagagagagagagagagataa
This genomic window contains:
- the shpk gene encoding sedoheptulokinase gives rise to the protein MAAASLSCSAGFVLGMDLGTSSVKVVLLDAQSKTVTDSKSVPTNSYISSTSDIHAKEQDPSLIISALDQCMDALPKDKLKKVKCIGVCGQMHGIVLWKSKSGCEWLREDREIIRFIPKDVSQLITWQDGRCSADFLSSLPKPDSHLSLATGFGCASIFWYMKHRPEFLSGFSDAGTIQDYVVSMLCNLDKCVMTGQNAASWGYFNTTTNKWNTQILKDAGFPVQLLPVVVESGAVAGHTFSEWYGIPAHTAVGAAMGDFQCSVYSCMTDKGDAVLNMSTSAQLTFSMPAEFTPPNSPDPLSPVAYFPYLHGSYLAVAASLNGGNVMATFVRMLDSWMKEFGLEVNESRIYSQLIQSALAQPNTDLTVTTALLGERHDPTSSASVSQISPSNLSLGHVTRAVCRGIIENMATMMPPQSLQAAGVRCIIGSGSALSCNTVLQQEVERVFKFPVVYGKDVDSAVGVAMVFNDQT
- the emc6 gene encoding ER membrane protein complex subunit 6, with the protein product MATVAAKREGPQFISEVAVRGNNAVLDYCRTSVSALSGATAGILGLTGLYGFVFYFLASFLLSLLLILKAGRRWNKCFKSRRLLFTGGLVGGLFTYVLFWTFLYGMVHVY
- the p2rx5 gene encoding P2X purinoceptor 5; translated protein: MAQTWGNFFFSLLDYKTEKFVIAKNKKVGVLFRLFQLGVIGYLIGWVFLWKKGYQETEEVIQSSVITKLKGVDLTNSSQYGLQLWGAEDYVIPPQGDRVFFMVTNYVVTPNQKLGYCPESSKVPDGLCTYDNECVEGESVIAGHGVKTGRCINDTGTCEIHAWCPVEHGQTPSEPMLAKAENFTIYVKNFIKFPKFAFSKSNVLPTTNSTYLKMCRYDKDHHPYCPIFLVGDVINWTGYSFQDMATKGGSIGVGIEWNCDLDKDESQCNPEYSFTRLDSSKNSQNSAISGYNFRFARYHDAAGQTYRNLFKVYGIRFDILVNGKAGRFSIIPTVISIGSGLALMGAGVFACDMILLYMMSKSSFYRETKFEAVTKKQSGKQRERKHARHHGHHRQDGRHKREEKQGTEMQPLTSVTSCQPNNNPERQIQPTSSALKTHSSERKPQGTVSFRTQHATEKQTISPVSTLRTPRNQ